In Rosa rugosa chromosome 4, drRosRugo1.1, whole genome shotgun sequence, the genomic stretch CCCAATCAACGGAACAATCACTTAGGTTTCGACGTGAAACATACAACTGTTCTAAGACAAAATTCAACTCAAATACACAATCAAACCACACGGGAGACGCATGTTCAGACCCAACAAACCATCTCAGTAATTCAAATCTCAGTACGAAAACCCAGAAatacaaacataaaataaaaaacattacCTTGATGGAGACCTTGCTCTTCACTTGGGTTTCCAGAGCTTCAGTCATAGACTAACGCAAACCCCCCACAAACCCCATCAGAAACAAAAATCaatacacaaataaaaatcaattaatccaaaaaaaaaaaaaaaaaatagggcaAACACAGTACCTTATCGAACTGGACCAGAACCTGAATGGCAAGCTCAGGACTGAGAGTCCCGTTCTGAACCATCTCGTCCAAAGTCTCAGTCAGGCACATTCCGATCGTTGACCTCCTGTAGAGCTCAAACGTCGCCATTTTCTTCGATCTGTCACGAAATCCACACAAAGAAACGAAATTGAGAACGAATTCGTCGAACCCCAAATCCGAAATTGTTGGGGATTTTTTAGGGCTTGGGATAAGATTAGGGAAGCAGAAGAATAAATCTAGAGGGGGAAAAGGAAAAGTAGATGAAGAATTGAAATTGAGAGAGGGGGGAATGGAGTTACGGATTTTGGTGGCGACGCTGTAGAGGAGATTGTTGGGGGGTCTGAGTGtcgtgctctctctctctctctctgtgaacgTTGAGCTTCGGAAGCTTTTTTCTGAGCGCAGAAAAATTTGGGGCTTTTTATACCTAGCTTTCGTAGTTCTGGGGTATATATAGACGGGACCGACACGGGATAGCGTGAAATGACTCATATatcctctctttttctttttctttttaataaaattaaataactagaatttcaaatttctttttttattattacgTAACAACTGAAATATACACCAGCAGCCCAGTAATCATTTGGTCTAGTAGTATGAAGGTGAAATTGAAGGTGATTCATTAAATGTTTTAGGTTTGGTGAATTTAGAAGGGACTGACACGAGTGAAATTAGTGTTGTTAGGGAGGAAGTAAGATCAATGATGAAGGAATTTGAACTAATATCGTGCAAGCATGTTTGAAATAAGGGAAACAGGGCTTACATATGGTTTAGCTCATTTAGCCTTGAAAATTGTGAACTTGATGTAGTGTAAGgaggttttataaattttgaTGTTTGTTTCTACCTCCACATTTGGTATTCACTGAAATTCTAAAAATCTGATTTCAAACAAACCCTTAAAGGCAAAAAATatagagaaaaatgcaccatcagtgcctcaactcttgtgcaccggccaatTTGATACTCATACTCTCAatggtatcaatgtgatacctaaacTCATATTTTGCTATCGACGAGGTACTTCCATCAGATTTTGTTGACGATTCTGTTAAAAAAGTCACATGCCAAGCACGTGGGCCCATAAACAAAGGGCAAACACGTCTTTTTGCCTGAAATGCATCCCTAATCGATCAAAACATCCACTTTTCCTCCATTATCAGAATCATCCAAAACAACCAAGTCTTCCAATACCTACCTACACCAGCAAATCAAAAACCTTAACAAGCCTACCAGCAATGGCTCTTTGTCTCTTTGGCACCAGCCGACGCAGCAACGTCTTCGACCCATTTTCCCTCGACATCTGGGACCCCTTCATAGGCTCTCTCATCAACTCCTCCTCCACTGCCGACGACACCTTCGCCTTCGCCCATACCCGAATCGATTGGAAGGAGACCCCAGATGCCTATATCTTCAAGGCAAACCTCCCCGGACTAAAGAAGGAAGAAGTGAAGGTTGAGCTAGAGATGAATTCTGGGTTTAATGAACCTAGATGAACAACGCATCTGTGGGACTCTTTGATAAACCATATCATTCAAatgattcaaattcaaattgaagTTGTTTCTTATCATCTGTTTAGATTCAAGTATCTCACCCTTCTTATCTTGTATTTTGAACTCTAGAATATTTTCTGTTATGATAGAGTAAAATTCTGTTTTGATATTGTAATCATCTAGGACTTTAATAATGTAAACGTCTATAAATACAATCATACTGAGTTTGACTTCTCAAGCCATTCAACACAAACTTTATTCACTTCATGGTATCCAGAGCCCTTTAGTCTCacgaccaattttttttttctctcccgCAAATCCAAATGGCCTCCACTTcctccaccacctcctccaccaTTGCTTCCATATCCTCCACCAGCCACCGCCCCTTCCGTATCCAGCTTTATGACTATCAAGCTTGATCGCTCCAACTACGTCCTCTGGCTTGCCCAATTGGTTCCTGTCCTCCGTAGCAGAGGTCTCATGGGCATTGTTGACGGCTCAACTCCTTGCCCTCCATGCTTCATCAAAGATCAAGATGGTAAACTCACTGATGAAGTCAACCCCGAGTTCGAACCCTGGCTGCAACAAGATCAAATGATCTTGGGATGGATTAACACATCTCTCACTCCTGCTGTTTTATCCACCGTTGCAAGATCCACCTCCTCTAGAACAACCTGGCAATCTCTTGAGAAGGGTTATGCTTCACCATCTCACAATCGCATCTTGCAGCTTCGTGGTGAGCTCATGCGCACAACTCGTGGTTCTTTGTCCATTTTTTATTACTTGGACAAAATAAACTCAATTGCTGATCAGTTGGCTTTGGCTGGAAGCCCTATGTCTGAAGGGGACTTACTCACTATTATAATGCACAATATTGGAGCTAAGTATGAAACGACAGTTAGTTCCACTTAAGCTAGAGACAACCCCATTACTTATGATGATCTAGAAGCTCTTCTCTTGTCTGCTGAAAGAAGGTTCAATGAACAAGCTCAACTAGTTCTTGATGGTGTACCAACTGCCCTTCACGCTGCTAGACCACGCAGATCAGACCGTGGATTTCCTTTCGGTCGTGGTGGTGGTGCCCGTAGTTGTCTTATCATCTCACCTCCAACCACTTATACTGGTCGAAGCATGCCTCCCTCTCGAGCTCCTCCTCATGCTCCTGGCTCCATCCTTGGTCCTGCTCTGGGTAATCCTTTCACAACCTTTCGGAACTGGTCGTATAATATGTCAAATTTGCACTAAACCTGGACACTCTGCTTTGGACTGTTTCAATCGCCTAAATCTGTCTTACGAAGGTCGAACTCCAAGCAAGAAACTTACTGCTTTGGCTGCCAATCATGGTGCTTCCTCCTCTACATGGATCACTGACACAGGAGCTAATACTCACATAACTGGTGATATAAGTAACATTGCCAATCCGACAGAGTATCATGGTCTTGATCATGTGCTGGTAAAAATTATCCCTTGCCTATTTCTCATATAGGCTCTTCTCATCTCCACTCTCCCGCTTCTTCCTTTCATCTTAACAATAACTTACATCGTCCTACTGCTTCTTATAACCTTCTCTCTGTTTATAAATTTGCTAATGACAATTCATGTTATTTCATATTTTATCCCTCTTATTTTTTTGTGAAGGATCTTCATACCTAGAGGAAGCTTTTTCGGGGTGAATGTGAGAACGGCCTCTATCCATTTCGTCTAAATTCCAAGACCTCAGCTAATAATCCAGGGTTGTTTGCTCTCTATGGCACTCAAGCTTCGTAGTCAGTTTGGCATTTTCGCTTAGGACATCCAGCTAGTTCTATTTTATCAAATTTGCTTTCAAATAAATCTCTGCCTATCTCGGGCACGTCTAGGAACAAATTTTGTAATTCTTGTCCTCTTGGAAAGAGTCACAAATTACCTTTTACTTTATCAAATTCAGTTTCCCGTTTTCCTTTGGAATTGTTACATTCTGATGTATGGACTTCTCCATATTTATCTAATAGTGGTTACAAGTATTATTTGATCTTTGTCGATGACTTCTCTCGATATACATGGTTATTTCCAATGCGTTTAAAATCTGAAGTACTTGGGATATTTGTCAAATTCAAAGCCTATGTTGAAAATCTTTTGtcatgaaaaatcaaaacattGCAAACTGATGAAGGTggggaatttaaaaaaaatgctCTCAAATCTTTTCTTGACACTCATGGAATCGGTATTTAGTTCTCTTGTCCAAAACATACTGAACAAAATGGAATAGCTGAACGTAAACACCGACATATTGTCGAAATGGGTCTAACCTTACTCGCTCACTCACATATGCCTTCCTAATATTGGGTCAATGCCTTTAACACTACTATCTACACCATAAACAGACTTCCTTCTCGTGTTCTTAATCTTGTGTCACCTTATCAAAAACTTTTTTATCGTGTtccaaattataatttttttcgtGTTTTTGGATGCAACTATTTTCCTAATCTTCGTTTCTACAATACCAATAAACTCCAACTTAGATCCAAACTATGTGTTTTCATTGGTTATTCTCTCCAACGTACACCATGGCTATTGTTGCCTTGATCTCTCTACAGGCAGAGTCTATCTCTCTAAACACGTCGTATTTGACGAGGATTCTTTTCCTTTCAAACAAGTCAATCTCACATCTCCGAAGGCGTCCTCTACCTCACCAGACACAGGTTCAAACTCATTTCCTTATCTTATCTCCACTTTATCTTCTCCTATTAAATCTACCTTATCCCCTTCATTACCCTCACCATCGCCTAACCAAATTTCATCCTTATCCTCCGCCTCCCAATAATCTAGTTAATTCCCCTACATCTTATGCAAGTCCAATTAACAACACTTCTCCACTATTTGACAGTAGCCCTCCTAGCCCACTTCTTAattcaaatacaccaaatacCAGCTCTCCCACTCTAGCCATAATTCCTTATAATACTCCACAATTATCTATTCCTATCTCTACGTCCAATATTTCAAACACTCACCAAGTCCAAGTATCTAATCATATCTCTACGTCCAATATTTCAAACACTCACCAAGTCCAAGTATCTAATCCTATCTCTACGTCCAATATTTCAAACACTCACCATACAACTTCAAATACCACTTCAGTCATCACCAACTCTCCTCATAATAATTCACTCATCCAACCGCCTCACCAAGCACCATCGTTGATTAACTCCTCTTCCCAACATAATATGATCACGCGAAGCAAAACCGGGACTCTCTAGCCAAACCCAAAATATGCTCTGAATGCTTCTATTAATATCAGTGAAGTTGAACCAACCTGTTTTAGCAAAGCAGTGCAGCATGTTCAATGGAGAAGTGCAATGAGTTCTGAATTCAATGCACTACAGAAAAGTGGTACATGGAAGCTTGTTCCAGCTCGTCCCACTATGAATATTCTCCCTTGCAAGTGGTATTCCGCATTAAAAAGAAGGCAGATGGCAGTATTGCGCTTAGTCGCAAACGGGTTTCACCAGCAAGAAGGTGTTGATTTTTCTGAAACCTTCAGCCCGGTCATCAAGCATACTACCATTCGACTTATCATTGCTCTTGTCGTTCATCACAAGTGGCCTATACGCCAACTCGATGTTCAGAACGCATTTCTGAATGGATATCTCACTGAAGAAGTGCATATGCGACAACCTCAAGGATTTGTTTATCTTAACTTTCCCTCTCATGTGTGCAAGCTGGTTAGATCTCTCTATGGCCTAAGACAAGCTCCAAGAGCCTGGTTTCAGAGGTTTTCTGATTATTTGTTAGAACTTGGCTTTGCAGAG encodes the following:
- the LOC133746326 gene encoding transcription initiation factor IIA subunit 2, whose protein sequence is MATFELYRRSTIGMCLTETLDEMVQNGTLSPELAIQVLVQFDKSMTEALETQVKSKVSIKGHLHTYRFCDNVWTFILQDAVFKNEDSPETVGRVKIVACDSKLLSQ